In Nostoc sp. GT001, a genomic segment contains:
- a CDS encoding hybrid sensor histidine kinase/response regulator: MITDNEIREQGYIYFLAEAPELVQIIEQELFSLSADYSITKIHNLMRATHTLKGGAANVGLELIKTIAHFLEDVFKALYNPKVIVDAELQTLLLQAYECLSIALNTELIGSTVNDEELLQRATSVFAQLQENLGDAFGAESHIPTSEELGFDIVQSVFEVGVEQRLNSLAEVINNPPNNEEFIEFLHSQAEVFLGLAESLNLPGLGEISETILSALQANPNQVQQIAEIALADLQQAKKLVLAGDRISGGETSLGLQKLTIVANNELSEELPNNSFSDTFIINVEQFYQFLTTSDNNKNESVKPTTAKFYLKVIRYIFGWFNHQMQIPETELNLNLLVPRLERRSLLNYIENWLKDFLDFVQDEEDSQSLCIYRHGIILIILFAVAKFQYSLKTSDSYLSGIKILQNQIHKLAKEYKSYPPVTSEEKNWLDSPKLQKLLVIKEIVSSQSPDNLLEAIWGEEARQNLAVEVVTTQADNSSEKLDSLTVNEQVVIDVPKTAIEVIPDIATQINKEIDDKSEYVKTKNFRQPSFIRVDTERLQHLNYLAGELLIYQKRGSLQDEQVKEIIEQLEQQLTRHQTTLNNLRDLPLQIQNITSQQTQSFAVDFDSLEMDVYTEFHMTLHEAIEETLQLQETTESLDLLLTQATQISDKQENLTLNIIDSLVEARMAPLGNILNRFPHMVNKLGNVHAKLVELKLTGSEVLVDKAIAEKLYDPLLHLVRNAFDHGIEAPQVRRELGKPEEGLIEICAYHQGSQTVIEVRDDGQGLNLDRIRRKAAELYPIQTEEKTRKYASSLAEPELLDLIFSPGFTTANKVSEISGRGMGLDIVRTQMHALNGSISVQSLPNQGTIFILKIPFSMTTEKLMLVQAKGVVYGLILDSIEKILIPSEQQIKEIEGKKVLYWNIDNDETMVSLRQLSKLINYNGSFINNETQYDTSNTHDPSVAKNPVLLLQRNQGKVALEVDQIIGEQELVIRPLGNAIAPPKYIYGCSSLANGNLILVIDALLLVKSSEIQQTTLDIRALPVASSSNKKALSISGHTFSSTPLLAASTSTTTIETQSSYSQEPDYKSPKVVLIVDDAISLRQTLSLTLQKSGYQVIQAQNGVEALEKLQLHPEIKVVVSDLEMPRMNGFELLSNFRQYTNLAKIPVVILTSRSAEKHRQLAQELGAKAYLTKPFLEHEFISKIKELINNNTDNLDHLLIVKNNL; encoded by the coding sequence ATGATCACAGATAACGAAATCCGCGAACAAGGGTACATCTATTTTCTGGCTGAAGCCCCAGAATTAGTCCAAATTATTGAACAAGAACTATTTAGCTTATCGGCAGATTATAGCATTACTAAAATTCACAATTTAATGCGGGCTACTCATACACTTAAAGGTGGTGCAGCTAACGTTGGGCTAGAATTAATTAAGACGATCGCCCATTTTTTAGAAGATGTATTTAAGGCTTTATACAATCCAAAAGTAATCGTGGATGCAGAATTACAAACACTTTTATTACAAGCTTATGAGTGTTTGAGTATAGCATTAAATACTGAGCTAATAGGCAGTACTGTTAATGACGAAGAACTGCTTCAGCGAGCAACTTCAGTGTTTGCACAGTTGCAAGAAAATCTGGGTGATGCGTTTGGTGCTGAATCTCATATTCCCACTTCTGAAGAATTGGGATTTGATATTGTACAATCTGTTTTTGAAGTAGGAGTAGAACAACGTCTAAACAGTCTTGCTGAAGTTATTAACAATCCACCAAATAATGAAGAATTTATCGAGTTTTTACACTCTCAAGCTGAAGTATTTCTTGGCTTGGCAGAATCTCTAAATTTACCTGGATTGGGAGAAATTTCCGAAACAATTCTCTCCGCATTGCAAGCAAATCCCAACCAGGTACAGCAAATTGCAGAAATTGCCCTTGCAGATTTACAACAAGCAAAAAAATTAGTATTAGCAGGCGATCGCATATCTGGTGGAGAAACGTCTTTAGGTTTACAAAAACTCACAATAGTGGCAAACAATGAGTTATCTGAAGAATTACCAAATAATTCATTTTCTGACACATTTATCATCAATGTAGAACAATTTTATCAATTTCTCACTACATCTGATAACAATAAAAATGAATCGGTAAAGCCAACAACTGCCAAATTCTATTTAAAAGTAATTCGCTACATTTTTGGCTGGTTTAATCACCAGATGCAAATACCAGAGACGGAACTAAATTTAAATTTACTAGTTCCCAGATTAGAAAGAAGAAGTCTGCTGAACTATATCGAAAACTGGCTGAAAGACTTTCTTGATTTTGTTCAAGATGAAGAAGATAGTCAAAGTCTTTGTATTTATCGACATGGGATTATCTTAATCATTTTATTTGCAGTTGCAAAATTTCAATATTCTCTGAAAACATCTGATAGCTACCTTTCAGGAATTAAAATATTACAAAACCAAATTCATAAATTAGCAAAAGAATATAAAAGTTATCCTCCTGTTACTAGTGAAGAGAAAAATTGGCTTGATAGTCCCAAGTTACAAAAATTGTTAGTTATTAAAGAGATTGTATCTTCTCAATCACCTGATAACTTACTAGAAGCAATATGGGGAGAAGAAGCTAGGCAGAACCTTGCTGTTGAAGTGGTGACAACCCAGGCTGATAATTCTTCAGAAAAGCTTGATTCATTAACTGTCAACGAGCAGGTAGTTATAGACGTTCCGAAAACAGCTATTGAAGTCATCCCTGATATAGCTACACAAATCAACAAAGAAATAGACGATAAATCAGAGTATGTTAAAACTAAAAACTTTCGTCAACCTTCATTTATTCGGGTAGATACAGAGAGATTGCAACACCTCAATTATTTAGCAGGAGAATTGCTGATTTACCAAAAACGGGGTAGTTTACAAGATGAACAGGTCAAAGAAATAATTGAGCAACTAGAACAGCAACTCACTAGACATCAAACAACTTTAAATAATTTACGCGATCTACCTTTACAAATACAAAATATTACCTCACAACAAACGCAAAGTTTTGCAGTGGATTTTGACTCTCTAGAAATGGATGTATATACAGAATTTCACATGACATTGCATGAAGCAATAGAAGAAACACTGCAACTACAAGAAACCACAGAATCTCTCGATTTGCTTCTGACCCAAGCTACTCAAATTAGTGATAAACAAGAGAATTTAACTCTTAATATTATAGATAGCTTAGTCGAAGCACGAATGGCACCTTTGGGCAATATATTGAATCGCTTCCCTCACATGGTAAATAAATTGGGGAATGTTCATGCCAAACTTGTAGAATTGAAACTTACTGGTAGTGAAGTACTAGTAGATAAAGCGATCGCAGAAAAACTCTACGATCCCTTGTTACACTTAGTGCGTAATGCTTTTGACCACGGTATTGAAGCTCCGCAAGTTCGCCGAGAGCTTGGTAAACCAGAAGAAGGTTTAATCGAAATCTGCGCTTATCATCAGGGTAGCCAAACTGTTATCGAAGTTCGTGATGATGGTCAAGGATTGAATTTAGACAGAATTCGCAGAAAAGCTGCTGAACTTTATCCCATACAAACTGAAGAAAAAACTAGAAAATATGCTTCTAGTCTGGCTGAACCTGAACTTTTAGATTTGATATTTTCGCCTGGATTTACTACTGCAAATAAAGTAAGTGAAATTTCTGGGCGCGGTATGGGTTTAGATATTGTGCGTACTCAGATGCACGCACTCAACGGCTCGATTTCAGTTCAATCCTTACCCAACCAAGGAACAATATTCATCCTCAAAATTCCTTTTTCTATGACTACAGAAAAGTTAATGCTTGTTCAAGCCAAAGGTGTTGTTTATGGTCTGATATTGGACAGTATCGAAAAAATATTAATTCCCTCTGAACAACAGATTAAAGAAATTGAAGGAAAAAAAGTCTTATATTGGAATATAGACAATGATGAGACTATGGTTAGCCTTCGTCAACTTTCAAAGTTGATTAATTATAATGGTTCATTCATTAATAATGAGACTCAATACGACACTTCAAATACTCACGACCCAAGTGTAGCGAAAAATCCGGTGCTTTTGCTACAGCGAAATCAGGGAAAGGTTGCTTTAGAAGTTGACCAAATAATCGGCGAACAAGAACTGGTAATCAGACCTTTAGGAAATGCGATCGCACCGCCAAAATACATTTATGGTTGTAGTAGTTTAGCCAATGGTAATCTCATCTTAGTAATTGATGCTTTGTTACTGGTAAAATCTAGCGAAATCCAACAAACAACACTTGATATCAGGGCACTACCAGTTGCTTCTTCGTCAAATAAAAAAGCCTTGTCGATATCAGGGCATACTTTTTCATCTACACCATTACTTGCGGCATCGACTTCCACAACAACCATAGAAACCCAATCCAGTTATTCTCAAGAGCCAGATTATAAGTCACCAAAAGTTGTTTTAATAGTAGATGATGCAATTAGTCTCCGGCAAACTCTCTCTCTGACTCTCCAAAAATCTGGCTATCAAGTAATACAAGCCCAAAATGGTGTAGAAGCTCTAGAAAAATTGCAGTTACATCCTGAAATTAAAGTTGTCGTCTCCGATTTAGAGATGCCACGAATGAATGGTTTTGAGTTGTTGAGCAATTTCCGCCAATACACCAATTTAGCAAAAATACCCGTAGTAATTCTCACTTCTCGCAGCGCTGAAAAACATCGCCAGCTTGCCCAAGAATTGGGTGCAAAAGCTTACTTAACCAAACCTTTTTTAGAGCATGAGTTTATCTCTAAAATTAAGGAGTTAATAAACAATAATACAGATAATTTAGATCATTTACTCATAGTGAAAAATAATTTATAA
- a CDS encoding ABC transporter permease codes for MNLEKNEISKIEELQHPVRNWLQPLVLLAPSGIWLLLLLVLPSLIIFELSLVADIRPGDLVNPNGFKNYTRIFDSLYLQVIGRSLFFAFGTTVICLILGFPVAYWIAQIAPQRWRNLLLLGFVLPLWTSSLLRSYAWITILRPTGLLNTLFSNLGLPTWELLNNSQAVLIGMSYSLLPYMVLILYASLEKLDKRLLEAAADLGANPVETFFQVTVPQIFSGIAAASMLVFITGLGDFVDPELLGGASSMTAARLVYNQFLGATQNWGFGSALSMTLILFVSIAIALLIKFGEAAPKR; via the coding sequence ATTAATTTGGAAAAAAATGAGATTTCTAAAATAGAAGAATTGCAGCACCCCGTCAGAAATTGGCTGCAACCCTTGGTATTGCTTGCACCCTCTGGAATTTGGTTATTACTTTTGTTGGTGCTGCCATCTTTAATAATTTTCGAGTTAAGTTTAGTTGCAGACATCCGACCAGGAGATTTGGTCAATCCTAACGGATTCAAAAACTACACCAGAATATTTGACTCACTTTATCTGCAAGTAATTGGGCGATCGCTATTTTTTGCCTTTGGTACTACGGTAATTTGTTTAATTTTGGGCTTCCCCGTCGCCTATTGGATTGCTCAGATAGCGCCGCAGCGTTGGCGAAATTTATTGCTATTAGGCTTTGTCTTACCTTTGTGGACTTCTTCCTTACTCCGTTCTTATGCTTGGATTACAATTCTTCGTCCCACTGGTTTATTGAACACTTTATTCAGCAATTTAGGCTTGCCTACTTGGGAATTACTCAACAATAGTCAAGCTGTATTAATTGGCATGAGTTACAGTTTATTACCCTATATGGTTTTGATTTTATATGCTTCTCTCGAAAAGCTAGATAAGCGCTTGCTAGAAGCTGCGGCTGATTTAGGTGCAAATCCGGTGGAAACTTTTTTCCAAGTAACTGTACCGCAAATTTTTTCGGGAATTGCGGCTGCTTCCATGCTTGTATTCATCACAGGCTTGGGGGATTTTGTCGATCCAGAATTACTCGGTGGTGCTTCTAGTATGACGGCGGCGCGGTTAGTTTATAACCAGTTTCTTGGAGCAACCCAAAATTGGGGATTCGGTTCAGCCTTGAGTATGACCTTAATTTTGTTTGTTAGTATTGCGATCGCACTTTTAATTAAGTTTGGGGAAGCTGCACCCAAACGCTAA
- a CDS encoding Uma2 family endonuclease, whose protein sequence is MLSPDLKNALPTTDELPCSDDTPVDNEDQNFLPNILLFLLNSIWANRMDWYFGVDMGVYHTTGVNPRVPVVPDAFLSLGVERKKGGKSRKSYAVWEENGIVPIFILEMVSHTPGGEYDEKLDIYRKLGVLYYVIYNPEFWRRDQHQPFEVYKLLDGNYQLQIGEPYLMPEVGLGIGRHQAVIGGIQQEFLCWYDEQGNRYFTDAEQAQQERQRAEQLAEYLRSLGVDPNNLPDNS, encoded by the coding sequence ATGCTCTCACCCGATCTCAAAAATGCGTTACCAACTACCGATGAACTTCCCTGTTCAGACGATACGCCAGTGGATAACGAAGATCAAAACTTTTTGCCCAACATTCTACTTTTCTTACTTAACTCCATTTGGGCAAATCGCATGGATTGGTACTTCGGAGTAGATATGGGAGTGTATCACACCACAGGAGTAAATCCCAGAGTACCCGTAGTCCCAGATGCTTTTTTAAGTCTGGGAGTAGAACGGAAAAAGGGTGGTAAATCACGCAAAAGTTACGCGGTTTGGGAAGAAAATGGGATAGTTCCAATATTCATATTAGAAATGGTATCCCATACTCCAGGAGGTGAATACGACGAAAAACTAGATATATATAGAAAACTCGGTGTATTGTACTACGTAATTTATAACCCTGAGTTTTGGCGACGCGATCAACATCAACCCTTTGAAGTATATAAGTTGCTCGATGGAAACTACCAATTACAAATAGGTGAACCCTATTTGATGCCAGAGGTGGGTTTAGGTATAGGGCGACACCAAGCTGTAATTGGCGGGATACAACAGGAGTTTTTATGTTGGTATGACGAGCAAGGAAACCGCTATTTTACAGATGCAGAACAGGCACAACAAGAACGGCAAAGGGCTGAACAATTAGCTGAGTATTTACGTTCTCTAGGTGTAGATCCAAATAATCTACCTGATAATTCGTAA
- a CDS encoding spermidine/putrescine ABC transporter substrate-binding protein — MTNRRQFLKGVAALSSLSLGGCGWRLAEVRANSNTSSQRDQLYIFTWTQYTDNQLLKTFSSQTGIKVLADVYDSNDVMLAKLQAGGGGTYSIINPSDYMVQKMVDKGLLTEINHDRLIGLENLFPRFQNPSYDPNNRYSIPFNWGTTGLLYNSEKIKDAPQDWDYLWQNQEQLNQRMTLLNDVREVMGATLRMLGYSYNSKNEQEIKQAYEKLKQLKPAIARFDTDAWQNQILAGDLLLAMCYSADAVKISQENPKLKYVIPRSGSSLWTDTIVIPKTAPNQAGAYAWINMILQPEIAAQITQRLNISTPNSAGFEQLPKTIQNNTNLFPPESLLKNCERVTPVGEFEEVYDRYWTQLTSS; from the coding sequence ATGACTAACAGACGCCAATTTTTAAAAGGGGTGGCAGCACTTTCTAGCTTATCTTTAGGTGGTTGTGGCTGGAGGCTGGCTGAAGTACGTGCTAATTCTAATACCAGTAGTCAGCGTGACCAACTTTATATCTTTACCTGGACACAATATACTGACAATCAATTACTGAAAACTTTTAGCAGCCAGACTGGCATAAAAGTCCTAGCAGATGTGTATGATTCCAATGATGTCATGCTGGCTAAATTGCAAGCTGGAGGCGGTGGCACTTACAGCATCATCAACCCATCTGATTATATGGTGCAGAAGATGGTAGACAAAGGCTTGTTAACAGAAATAAATCACGATCGCTTAATCGGTCTAGAGAATTTATTTCCCCGTTTTCAAAATCCTAGTTATGACCCCAATAACCGCTACAGTATCCCTTTTAACTGGGGGACAACAGGTTTACTTTACAATTCTGAAAAAATTAAAGATGCACCACAAGACTGGGATTATCTTTGGCAAAATCAAGAGCAACTGAATCAGCGGATGACCTTGCTCAATGATGTTCGAGAAGTGATGGGTGCAACCTTACGAATGCTTGGTTATTCTTATAACTCAAAAAATGAACAAGAAATTAAACAAGCTTATGAAAAATTGAAGCAGCTAAAACCTGCGATCGCCCGTTTTGACACTGACGCTTGGCAAAATCAAATTCTAGCCGGAGATTTACTACTGGCAATGTGTTATTCAGCAGATGCAGTGAAAATCTCTCAAGAAAATCCTAAACTCAAATATGTGATTCCTCGTAGTGGTTCTTCATTATGGACAGACACTATTGTAATTCCCAAAACAGCCCCCAACCAAGCTGGAGCTTACGCTTGGATTAACATGATTTTGCAACCAGAAATCGCAGCCCAAATCACTCAACGCCTAAATATTTCTACGCCGAATAGCGCCGGATTTGAGCAATTGCCAAAAACAATCCAAAACAACACTAATTTGTTTCCCCCAGAGTCTCTGCTAAAAAATTGTGAACGTGTTACACCTGTAGGAGAATTTGAAGAGGTTTACGATCGTTATTGGACTCAATTAACTAGCAGTTAA